One Mya arenaria isolate MELC-2E11 chromosome 5, ASM2691426v1 genomic window carries:
- the LOC128234823 gene encoding putative nuclease HARBI1 — translation MVCDANYRITNVIAKWPGSVHDSRMFSEGILCQKLETGQIDGLLLGDSGYPCRKYLMTPYANPRNLSEERFNTALCRTRVLIEQTFGMMKRRFAVLKYGIRTTPDRAAVYVASCAMLHNFGFEHGDVYGRQTYENDDMPQVDNQGVDVNGRTQRDNHPVNHLSLLYV, via the exons ATGGTATGTGATGCAAATTACAGGATAACTAATGTTATTGCTAAATGGCCGGGATCTGTGCATGACAGTCGAATGTTCTCGGAGGGGATCTTGTGCCAGAAGTTGGAGACTG GACAAATTGATGGACTGCTGCTTGGGGACAGTGGGTACCCATGTCGAAAATACCTCATGACACCCTATGCGAATCCTAGAAATCTGTCGGAGGAAAg ATTCAACACAGCTTTGTGCCGCACCAGAGTGCTCATAGAACAAACATTTGGAATGATGAAGAGGCGCTTCGCAGTACTGAAATACGGAATAAGAACGACACCAGACAGAGCGGCTGTTTATGTTGCCTCATGTGCAATGTTGCACAACTTTGGTTTTGAGCATGGAGATGTGTATGGACGCCAAACATACGAGAATGATGACATGCCACAAGTGGACAACCAAGGTGTTGATGTTAATGGGCGGACCCAAAGGGACAATCACCCTGTCAATCATTTGTCATTGTTGTAcgtgtag
- the LOC128235991 gene encoding uncharacterized protein LOC128235991 — protein MNRELMSSSGSSVAKTCKMNELKKRSNNWTDSELHSALSTILNQHDSLFGKFKGATLGNKDKEAKWDEIVMEINSAQYEMHTMVCDARFIIMDVVAKWPGSVHDSRVFRESRLCAQLENGMDGVLLGDSGYACKKYLMTPYLNPQTQTQESCGGTRRTVEEVRKMYQNSKQRAKEKFFRSQKTGGGPGEQFSACDNLLLDKLKDTNVLTGIAGGVESGSYSFIIENDHDNSQPGTGACGRSNENITCTMKFHMYLQRKCRGNLENDQLRWTNCMSWKRREPE, from the exons ATGAACCGCGAGCTTATGTCATCATCGGGGTCGTCTGTGGCCaaaacatgcaaaatgaacGAGTTGAAGAAGCGCTCGAACAATTGGACCGATTCAGAGCTGCACTCCGCTCTGTCAACAATACTGAATCAACATGATTCACTTTTTGGAAAGTTCAAAGGGGCCACTCTCGGAAATAAGGACAAGGAGGCCAAATGGGATGAGATCGTAATGGAAATAAATTCGGCGCagtatgaaatgcataca ATGGTATGCGATGCTCGTTTCATCATCATGGATGTCGTAGCCAAGTGGCCCGGGAGCGTACACGACAGCCGTGTATTTAGGGAAAGCAGATTATGTGCACAGTTGGAGAATG GAATGGATGGAGTGTTGCTAGGAGATAGTGGCTATGCATGTAAGAAGTACTTGATGACGCCATACCTGAACCCCCAGACTCAGACACAGGAGAG CTGTGGTGGTACACGCAGAACTGTGGAAGAGGTCCGGAAGATGTACCAGAACTCAAAGCAACGGG CAAAGGAGAAATTCTTTCGCAGCCAGAAGACTGGGGGTGGACCTGGAGAGCAGTTTTCAGCATGCGATAATTTGCTTCTAGACAAACTAAAGGACACAAATGTTCTGACTGGCATTGCTGGCGGGGTTGAGAGCGGGTCCTACTCATTCATCATTGAGAACG ATCATGACAACTCTCAACCTGGAACTGGTGCATGTGGCAGGTCCAATGAAAACATTACATGTACG atgaaGTTCCATATGTATTTGCAGAGAAAATGCAGAGGAAAT CTCGAAAACGATCAACTGAGGTGGACGAACTGTATGAGCTGGAAAAGAAGAGAGCCAGAGTAG
- the LOC128234824 gene encoding putative nuclease HARBI1 — MSASEHQHITKADFVNRKGFHSVNVQMVCDARFIIMDVVAKWPGSVHDSRVFRESRLCAQLENGMDGVLLGDSGYACKKYLMTPYLNPQTQTQERFNRSLCKTRVIIEQTFGVLKRRFAVMSYGIRTSEMKACRTTMACAIDMNI, encoded by the exons ATGTCCGCATCAGAGCACCAACACATAACGAAAGCAGATTTCGTAAATCGAAAAGGGTTCCATTCAGTGAACGTTCAG ATGGTATGCGATGCTCGTTTCATCATCATGGATGTCGTAGCCAAGTGGCCCGGGAGCGTACACGACAGCCGTGTATTTAGGGAAAGCAGATTATGTGCACAGTTGGAGAATG GAATGGATGGAGTGTTGCTAGGAGATAGTGGCTATGCATGTAAGAAGTACTTGATGACGCCATACCTGAACCCCCAGACTCAGACACAGGAGAG ATTTAACAGATCACTCTGTAAAACTAGAGTCATCATCGAGCAAACGTTTGGTGTTTTAAAGAGGAGGTTTGCAGTTATGTCGTACGGGATAAGGACATCCGAGATGAAGGCTTGCAGGACGACAATGGCGTGTGCCATAgacatgaacatttaa